A window of the Aquarana catesbeiana isolate 2022-GZ linkage group LG05, ASM4218655v1, whole genome shotgun sequence genome harbors these coding sequences:
- the LOC141145708 gene encoding uncharacterized protein gives MSDQNVGTHMWEPPGSDEDDDCQTPFTGAFRPMNGTEDENTLYIQQCGVLLDCQDDDDDDDDDEDRDISQSAPGEESEESFLETDKKDSPPCSASSKGRPSGKGANKLSNIIAHLQSLASERESSRRETAAEEDEAWPEMGESSYAFSSDGIPYEGNSLASPQGRPHSTDQRLKAFKAIKILQETDSKDKKYICVECGKTSRYKSAYLRHKRTHTGEKPFSCTDCGKCFRRSSQLVTHQRTHTGERPYTCLRCGKSFSCNSTLVTHQRTHTGEKPYICMECGKGFIHSSDYNRHHRVHRGEKRYTCKECGKSFSQSSYLVIHQRIHTGEKPFICNECGKSFSRNSSLVTHQRVHTGERPYTCAECGKSFRQSSHLLIHQRTHTPDSHLALRAMM, from the exons ATGAGCGATCAGAATGTTGGAACACACATGTGGGAACCTCCTGGGTCTGATGAGGACGACGATTGCCAGACACCTTTTACAG GTGCATTTCGGCCCATGAACGGTACAGAAGATGAGAACACTTTGTACATCCAGCAGTGTGGGGTCTTATTGGACTGTCAAGATGACGATGAcgacgatgatgatgatgaagatagaGACATCTCCCAGTCAGCTCCGGGTGAGGAAAGCGAGGAAAGCTTTTTAGAAACTGACAAAAAGGacagtcctccctgcagtgctTCCTCTAAGGGCCGCCCAAGCGGGAAGGGGGCCAACAAGCTCTCCAATATCATTGCTCATCTACAGAGCCTGGCCAGTGAGCGGGAGTCCTCCCGCAGAGAGACTGCAGCAGAGGAAGACGAGGCCTGGCCTGAGATGGGGGAGAGCTCCTACGCCTTCTCTAGTGACGGCATTCCATATGAAGGTAACAGTCTGGCCTCGCCGCAGGGCCGCCCGCACTCCACAGACCAGCGACTCAAGGCTTTTAAGGCCATTAAGATCTTGCAGGAGACGGACTCCAAGGACAAAAAGTACATTTGTGTGGAGTGCGGGAAGACCAGCCGCTACAAGTCGGCCTATTTGCGGCACAAGCgaactcacacgggggaaaagcctttTAGTTGTACGGATTGCGGGAAGTGCTTCCGGCGCAGCTCACAATTGGTGACGCATCAGCGAACTCATACGGGAGAGAGGCCGTACACGTGTCTGCGGTGTGGGAAAAGCTTCAGCTGTAACTCCACCCTGGTCACCCACCAGCGGACCCACACGGGGGAAAAACCTTACATCTGCATGGAGTGCGGCAAGGGTTTCATCCACAGCTCTGACTACAATCGCCATCATCGCGTCCACCGAGGAGAGAAACGCTACACCTGCAAGGAGTGCGGCAAGAGCTTCAGCCAGAGTTCCTACCTGGTCATCCACCAACGCATTCATACCGGTGAGAAACCCTTCATCTGCAACGAATGCGGAAAAAGCTTCAGCCGCAACTCGTCACTGGTGACCCATCAGAGAGTTCACACCGGAGAGCGTCCCTACACCTGTGCTGAATGTGGGAAGAGCTTCCGCCAAAGTTCCCACCTCCTCATCCACCAGAGGACCCACACGCCGGACAGCCACCTGGCGCTCCGTGCTATGATGTGA